Within Desulfobacter sp., the genomic segment TCTTGGCGACCAGGGGAAAGATACCCAGTAGGGCAAAGGAAAAAATCAGCCCCGGAGACAGGATACCGCCCAAAGAATCGACCTGCCCCAGCTGGGTACCGGCATTGACGTATACAATGGTTCCCGGCAGCATGCCGATCTGGGAAACGATGTAAAACAGCCGGGCGGAAATGGGGGTCAGCCCCATGGCCAGATTGATGAGGAAAAACGGAAAGGCCGGCACCAGGCGGAGGGTAAACAGATAGAATCCCCCCTCCCTCTCAACACCTTGGTTGATGGCGTTAATCCGTGTGGAAAACTTGGTCTGGACCCAGTCCCTGAACATATACCTTGAAAACCAAAATGCCAGGGTGGCGCCGATGGTGGAAGCAAATGAAATGGCCACAAGGCCCGTGAACAGGCCGAATACGGCGCCGCCGGCCAGGGTCATCACCGTGGCCCCTGGCAGCGACAATCCCGTGACCAGAATATAAATCCCCATGTACACCCCGATACTGAGGACTTTATTGGCCTGGTAAAATGCCCTCAGATCGTCCAGTTGTGCCTTGAGTACGCCAAGGGAGAGGTAACGGTCCAGGTCAAAAATAAAAAACAGGGCCACCAGGGCAAGTATTCCGGCCGCCAGCATCAGTTTTGTTTTCGCGGTGTTGTTCATATCATCTCAAAAATTAATGGGCGTTACAGGGTCGCTTCAATGGCCTGGAACCGTTTGATGAATCTGCGGTCGATGTAATCCTTGATAAAAAAAGCCAGGCGTCCCCCGAATATGAGGCCGTGCTTTTTGAGTACCCCCTCGCCCCCGCCCACATTAAAAATCAGCAGGTAGTCTGGCCCGGGATCGAATTTTTCCAGGGGCCTTCCCTCAAGGGCGGCCATGAGGTTGTGCAGGAGCACGGGATTTTCCCGGACCGCATAGACCCCCACCTTGTCCAGGGGCTGGGGCTGATGGTAAATGCAGTCTCCGCCGCCGAAAATCTCAGGGTAGTCCGGGCTTTGCAGGTATTCATTGACCAGCAGCCCCCTGTCCGGTCCTGTGGGCAGGCCCGAGGCCTCAAAAATGGTGGAGGGAATCACCCCCAGGGCCATGAAGGTAAAATCCGTGGGGAACATTACCCTGTCCCCCATCAGAATTTTATCCGCTTCCACCCGGTCCACATATCCGGTTTCGATGATTTCAATTTCCCGGCGGACCAGAATTCTTCTCACCCGTTTCCTCACCCCGGGTGCAAACCGCTTCATGAAGCCTTTACCGGCGAAAATCCGGATGACAGGAATGTTGGCGCCGATCCTGTGGGCCAGCTGCCAGACGTTCCCGGCCACTTCCGCCGCCGAGGGGCCGCCCCCCACCACCGACACCACCGCTTTCTTCTCCCTGAACAATTTTTCCAGCCGCTGGGAGGCCTCCATGAGCTTTTCGATGGGCTTCACCGGATAGAGATTATCCGGCGGCGCTTCAGGAATCTCCTGGGAAACCGTATCCAACGGCACGTAGGAACCGGCATTAAAAGAAAGAACATCATATCCCAGGGACGTCCCGGATTGGGTAAAGACCTCACGGCGCTCCGGATCGATTTTCACCGCCCGGTCCCGGACAAATACCCCGCCCTGGGCCTCGACCACCTTTCTGGTGGCAAACCGGATA encodes:
- a CDS encoding FAD-dependent oxidoreductase encodes the protein MGKNLVLVGGGHAHMVTLENIAQFTEKGIGVTVIAPSDYHYYSGMGPGMLGHTYAPDDIRFATRKVVEAQGGVFVRDRAVKIDPERREVFTQSGTSLGYDVLSFNAGSYVPLDTVSQEIPEAPPDNLYPVKPIEKLMEASQRLEKLFREKKAVVSVVGGGPSAAEVAGNVWQLAHRIGANIPVIRIFAGKGFMKRFAPGVRKRVRRILVRREIEIIETGYVDRVEADKILMGDRVMFPTDFTFMALGVIPSTIFEASGLPTGPDRGLLVNEYLQSPDYPEIFGGGDCIYHQPQPLDKVGVYAVRENPVLLHNLMAALEGRPLEKFDPGPDYLLIFNVGGGEGVLKKHGLIFGGRLAFFIKDYIDRRFIKRFQAIEATL